Genomic segment of Sodaliphilus pleomorphus:
CGCCCTCCTCGTGGTTGATGGTGGGGGGCACGATGTCCTCCTGGCAGGCCTTGATGCTGAACAGAGCCTCGACTGCGCCGGTGGCGCCCAGCATGTGGCCGGTCATCGACTTGGTGGAGCTGATGTTGAGCGCATAGGCATGGTCGCCAAAGAGGTCCTTGATGGCCTTGGCCTCGCTCAAGTCGCCCACGTGGGTCGACGTGCCGTGCACGTTGATGTAGTCCACATCGTCGGGGGTGATGCCGGCGTCCTCGATGGCACGCTCCATCACCAGCTTGGCGCCCAGTCCCTCGGGGTGGCTGGCTGTGATGTGGTAGGCATCGGCGCTCATGCCGCCGCCTATCACCTCGCCATAGATCTTGGCACCGCGTGCAAGCGCGTGCTCAAGCTCCTCAAAGATGAGGCACACACCGCCCTCGCCTATCACGAAGCCGTCGCGCGAGGCGCTGAACGGGCGCGATGCTGTCTCGGGGCTGTCGTTGCGCGTCGACAGGGCCTTCATCGAGTTGAAGCCGCCCACGCCCACAGGGCAAATGGGGGCCTCCGAGCCGCCGGTGACGATGACCGGGGCCTTGCCCGTGCGCACATAGGTGAACGCGTCGATCATGGCGTTGGTCGAGGTGGCACATGCCGATACGACACCGTAGTTGGGGCCGCGGAAGCCATACTCGATCGAGATGCGGCCTGCTGCCATGTCGGCAATCATGGCCGGAATCAAGAACGGGCTGTACTTGGGGCCGTTTGCCTCATTCTTGGCATAGTAGCTCACCTCTTGCTCAAAGGTGTGGATGCCTCCGATACCCGAGCCGAAGATGACGCCCACCTGGTCGCGGTCAAGCTTGTCGTCGCTCAAGAGCCCGGCGTCTTCCACTGCCTGCTTGGCTGCTGCCATGGCATACTGGGTGTAGAGGTCAAACTTCTTGAAGTCGCGCAGCGCGTGGCGGTCGCCGGCCGGTACATAGTCCTCGGCCTTAAAACCCTTCACCTCGCAGGCAAACTTGGTCTTGAACAGGGTTGTGTCGAAATGGGTGATAGGTCCTGCACCGCTCACTCCTGCCAGGGCGTTTTTCCATGTGGTTTCCACATCGTTGCCCAGTGGGGTGATGGCTCCAAGACCTGTTACCACTACTCTCTTTAATTCCATGTTATGGTGATATCGGAAATTAAAAGTTTATTCTGCCTTTGCAGCCTCGATATACTTGATGGCGTCGCCCACAGTTTGAATGGTCTCGGCCTTCTCGTCGGGAATCTGGATGCCGAACTCCTTCTCAAATTCCATGATCAGCTCCACGGTGTCGAGTGAATCGGCGCCCAGGTCCTGTTGGAATGTTGCTTCTGGTGTTACTTCCGACTCGCTGACGCCAAGCTTGTCAACGATGATAGCTGTTACTCTTTTTGCGATTTCAGACATAATAATTTTAATTTAATGTGTTATTTGTGATTTGTTTCCTGTTTTTTTGGTGGTGCAAAGTAAGTAATTATTTGCCAAATAGTCAAGTAAAAAGGTTCCAAAATGCCCATTGTTGCACTTTTTTAGTGCAAACGTGCATGTTCGGAATTATTTTTTACAATTATTAAAGCTATTTGACACTGTGCCTTGTTAAATATTGTAATTTTTTCAACTTTTTCACTTTCGTCAGCGAGGCTCGTTGGCAATGGGGCGTGCCTTGGCCTTGTCCATGTAGTACACGACCATGATGGTGCCCTTGGCATAGCCTATGGCCACAGCCGTGCCCGTAGCGCTGGCAAAGACGTTGCCGCCAGTCTCGACAAAGCCGGCCTTGCCCATGTTCTGCGCCATGATGTCGACAACCTGCTGCTCGGTGTCGTTGGGGTAGATGCTCACGTCGGCAGTGGCCATCACAGCCTGCACGGGGGTCTTGAGGTTG
This window contains:
- the fabF gene encoding beta-ketoacyl-ACP synthase II, giving the protein MELKRVVVTGLGAITPLGNDVETTWKNALAGVSGAGPITHFDTTLFKTKFACEVKGFKAEDYVPAGDRHALRDFKKFDLYTQYAMAAAKQAVEDAGLLSDDKLDRDQVGVIFGSGIGGIHTFEQEVSYYAKNEANGPKYSPFLIPAMIADMAAGRISIEYGFRGPNYGVVSACATSTNAMIDAFTYVRTGKAPVIVTGGSEAPICPVGVGGFNSMKALSTRNDSPETASRPFSASRDGFVIGEGGVCLIFEELEHALARGAKIYGEVIGGGMSADAYHITASHPEGLGAKLVMERAIEDAGITPDDVDYINVHGTSTHVGDLSEAKAIKDLFGDHAYALNISSTKSMTGHMLGATGAVEALFSIKACQEDIVPPTINHEEGDNDPDIDYKLNFTFNKAQKRTVNVALSNTFGFGGHNASIIVKKYKS
- a CDS encoding acyl carrier protein, yielding MSEIAKRVTAIIVDKLGVSESEVTPEATFQQDLGADSLDTVELIMEFEKEFGIQIPDEKAETIQTVGDAIKYIEAAKAE